A window of Spiroplasma syrphidicola EA-1 contains these coding sequences:
- the cls gene encoding cardiolipin synthase, with the protein MKNWLKIILSMIFLFGLVVLAIVAVAVVFNIQYTFIFLGFILIDFLFSFVIFFSKRRYEVKFSWIIFINFVPIIGLCSYFMFGRKYHYSNQKTLFYEKINKREYQNNLLTNNEAKKTAGLLPQHFVKTVDLINEIAEKPLYQNNAIEIMENGAKCFQRMLDDLANAKSYILLNYFIIADGELFEIVCAVLRERIAAGVQVFMIYDHVGSYFKISKKSIRKLRKIGVIVQKFLPIITPFINGNANYRNHRKDVVIDGLVGYTGGINLADVYANQSAKFGLFHDVQVRIAGKAVRGLEVTFVDDWYFATKHQEKLTELVPAILQTKNYNSQGTAMVQIVSHGPSIDQSITKDVYLSLINSAQKRIWLSTPYFIPPIELIEALKLAARSGIDVRLTIPGLTDKIFVLDITKTYCRELIAAGVKIFEMNGIFNHNKIAIFDNDVTIIGSCNLDYRSFFADHQTSAIIYDQTVVEAFLPRWEWDFQHAIMWQEWPIKYKPLKYRFLLVCLKLFAPIL; encoded by the coding sequence ATGAAAAATTGGTTAAAAATTATTTTATCAATGATTTTCTTATTTGGATTAGTAGTATTAGCAATTGTCGCAGTAGCAGTTGTTTTTAACATTCAATATACTTTTATTTTTCTGGGGTTTATTTTAATTGACTTTTTGTTTTCTTTTGTGATTTTTTTCTCAAAACGACGTTATGAAGTTAAATTTTCTTGAATTATTTTTATTAATTTTGTCCCAATAATAGGGCTTTGTTCATATTTTATGTTTGGACGAAAATACCATTATTCAAATCAAAAAACCTTATTTTATGAAAAAATTAATAAAAGGGAATATCAAAATAATTTATTAACAAATAATGAAGCTAAAAAAACGGCTGGTTTATTACCTCAACATTTTGTTAAAACAGTTGATTTAATTAATGAAATTGCGGAAAAACCGTTATATCAAAATAATGCGATTGAAATTATGGAAAATGGCGCAAAATGTTTTCAACGAATGTTAGATGATTTGGCCAATGCTAAATCATATATTTTACTAAATTATTTTATTATTGCGGATGGGGAATTATTTGAAATTGTTTGTGCTGTTTTACGTGAGCGAATTGCCGCTGGGGTCCAAGTTTTTATGATTTATGATCATGTTGGAAGCTATTTTAAAATTAGTAAAAAAAGTATTCGTAAATTACGAAAAATTGGGGTTATTGTTCAAAAGTTTTTACCAATTATTACTCCATTTATCAATGGTAATGCCAATTATCGTAATCACCGTAAAGATGTTGTAATTGATGGTTTAGTCGGTTATACGGGAGGAATTAACTTAGCAGATGTTTATGCTAATCAATCGGCAAAGTTTGGTTTATTTCATGATGTCCAAGTTCGGATTGCTGGAAAGGCCGTCCGCGGATTAGAAGTTACCTTTGTTGATGATTGATATTTTGCAACAAAACATCAAGAAAAGTTAACAGAATTAGTCCCAGCGATTTTACAAACAAAAAACTATAATAGTCAAGGAACAGCGATGGTTCAAATTGTTAGTCATGGTCCAAGTATTGACCAATCAATTACAAAAGATGTTTATTTATCGTTAATTAATAGTGCGCAAAAGCGAATTTGATTATCAACACCATACTTTATTCCCCCAATCGAATTAATTGAAGCGCTTAAATTGGCTGCGCGGTCAGGGATTGATGTCCGTTTAACAATTCCAGGTCTAACGGATAAAATTTTTGTTCTTGATATTACGAAAACTTATTGCCGTGAATTAATTGCGGCGGGAGTAAAAATCTTTGAAATGAATGGTATTTTTAACCATAATAAAATTGCCATTTTTGATAATGATGTCACAATTATTGGTTCTTGTAATTTAGATTACCGTAGTTTTTTTGCCGATCATCAAACAAGTGCAATTATTTATGATCAAACGGTTGTTGAAGCTTTTTTACCACGCTGAGAATGAGACTTTCAGCATGCTATTATGTGACAAGAATGACCAATTAAATATAAGCCATTAAAATATCGCTTTTTGTTAGTTTGTCTAAAACTTTTTGCACCAATTTTATAA
- a CDS encoding SGNH/GDSL hydrolase family protein — translation MLFNNTKDSNKTAKPGNQKLTNFFILGDSLSDSNGLATAGTVLLNAGKTETVEAIMMPKPFVNNSFTNGDVSVKVLAEKMGWPLTAGWSFIYKDEKYSKHGNNYAIAGATTGPMDNLLSRLFFNHFNLANQATALLEQHNVGTTDLVIVQIGGNDLINILTENTELAVKQNHLNNSLINLEQTLNVLITQGVKNLLLINSVDLGSIPYFQNNEQRKLATKMTKKYNSGIDKIITKIAAQNEKIIIKQYDLFTRSNQFLLAFQELDPHHNITDPCVNFDFKELRTGKIIPKYYDNTSPENLSKHFFFDNFHPTRWAHQKVAEDLYQIIEAW, via the coding sequence ATGTTATTTAATAACACAAAAGATAGTAATAAAACAGCAAAACCAGGAAATCAAAAACTTACTAATTTTTTTATTTTGGGTGATAGTTTAAGTGATTCAAATGGTCTGGCCACGGCTGGAACAGTTCTTTTAAATGCTGGAAAAACCGAAACAGTTGAGGCCATTATGATGCCCAAACCATTTGTCAATAATTCTTTTACAAATGGTGATGTGAGTGTTAAAGTGTTAGCGGAAAAAATGGGTTGACCCCTAACAGCCGGATGAAGTTTCATATATAAAGATGAAAAATATAGTAAACATGGCAATAACTATGCTATTGCTGGGGCCACAACAGGGCCAATGGATAACCTATTATCACGGCTATTTTTTAACCATTTCAATCTTGCAAACCAAGCAACCGCATTACTAGAACAACATAATGTTGGAACAACAGATTTAGTTATTGTTCAAATTGGTGGTAATGATTTAATTAACATTTTGACAGAAAATACTGAGCTGGCAGTTAAACAAAACCACCTAAATAATAGTTTAATTAATCTTGAACAAACTCTTAATGTCTTAATTACACAAGGAGTTAAAAATTTATTGTTAATTAATAGCGTTGATTTGGGAAGTATCCCCTATTTTCAAAATAATGAACAACGTAAACTAGCAACAAAAATGACAAAAAAATATAATAGCGGAATTGATAAAATAATCACCAAAATAGCCGCCCAAAATGAAAAGATAATTATTAAACAATATGATTTATTTACCCGTTCAAATCAATTTCTGTTGGCTTTTCAAGAGCTTGATCCTCACCATAATATTACTGATCCTTGTGTTAACTTTGATTTTAAAGAGCTGCGCACCGGAAAAATTATTCCAAAATATTATGATAATACTAGTCCCGAAAATTTAAGCAAACACTTCTTTTTTGATAATTTTCACCCAACAAGATGGGCCCATCAAAAAGTCGCCGAAGATTTATACCAAATTATTGAAGCTTGATAA
- a CDS encoding TrkH family potassium uptake protein — translation MQIYQQFFKNIFKRKHEPSKGKGEDTAAPITRSRFHFLPFSKVAGKLFLIYVLVVFITGFLLSVPGIVVGNRIVYDPWGEIIGEYNFQWNFLVGLFTASSAFSDTGLSIANAAADYTFFGQFIIIVLIQIGGFGVLTFKVMLLVLLGRRISIKDRQLVQGERGSSNFGQTMDLIKNSFIFLVIIEFIAAVLLFFNFYFSPGSTAGEHMIDNVTYHDFWNSLWSGVFHSVSAINNAGFDIIGNSSLMPYNGNYFMQFIFLFEFVIGGLGFPTFYDLKRKIIAWKNKENVKFSLFTKINFITYVLISFVGVFGVWLIEFVNINAPGESILAQASSNWNGFMNVFFNTMSTRNAGFSTVDMTKFLPGSRAIMSMMMFIGSAPSSTAGGIRTTTFAIIILAIWSVIRNNDSVNVFKRKIPNETVKRALVVTVISGMLVGLAVTIICAENPHLNFLNVLFTICSAFGTVGLSAFSFTEMYGLGVFSTLVLILLMFIGQLGVSSTLLVSVRGTGKKEYSYVEENIVIG, via the coding sequence ATGCAGATTTATCAGCAATTTTTTAAAAATATTTTTAAAAGAAAGCATGAACCAAGTAAAGGCAAGGGTGAAGATACTGCTGCTCCAATCACCCGCTCACGCTTTCATTTTTTACCGTTTTCAAAAGTCGCTGGAAAACTATTTTTAATCTATGTTTTAGTTGTTTTTATTACCGGTTTTCTATTATCTGTTCCGGGGATTGTTGTTGGGAATCGCATTGTTTATGATCCTTGGGGAGAAATCATTGGGGAATATAATTTTCAGTGGAATTTCTTAGTAGGATTATTTACCGCTTCAAGTGCTTTTTCTGATACCGGATTATCAATTGCTAATGCTGCCGCTGATTATACTTTTTTTGGCCAATTTATAATTATTGTTCTAATCCAAATTGGTGGTTTTGGAGTTTTAACATTTAAAGTAATGTTGCTTGTTTTATTAGGGCGTCGGATCTCAATTAAAGATCGTCAATTAGTCCAAGGGGAACGCGGAAGCAGTAACTTTGGTCAAACAATGGATTTAATTAAAAATAGTTTTATTTTTTTAGTTATCATTGAGTTTATTGCCGCAGTGCTACTATTTTTTAATTTTTATTTTTCACCAGGATCAACAGCGGGGGAACATATGATTGATAATGTTACTTACCATGATTTTTGAAATAGTTTATGAAGTGGGGTTTTTCACTCCGTATCAGCAATTAATAATGCTGGGTTTGATATTATTGGAAACTCATCGTTAATGCCATATAATGGTAACTATTTTATGCAATTTATCTTTTTATTTGAATTTGTTATTGGTGGTTTAGGGTTCCCAACTTTTTATGATTTAAAACGTAAAATTATTGCCTGAAAAAATAAGGAAAATGTTAAATTTAGTTTATTTACTAAAATTAACTTTATTACCTATGTTCTAATTTCCTTTGTCGGAGTTTTTGGTGTTTGGTTAATTGAATTTGTTAATATTAATGCTCCAGGAGAATCAATTTTAGCGCAAGCATCATCAAATTGGAATGGTTTTATGAATGTCTTTTTTAATACCATGTCAACGCGGAATGCTGGTTTTTCAACTGTTGATATGACCAAATTCTTACCCGGATCGCGGGCAATTATGTCGATGATGATGTTTATTGGATCTGCTCCCAGTTCAACAGCTGGAGGGATTCGGACAACAACCTTTGCGATTATTATTTTAGCAATTTGATCGGTTATCCGGAATAATGACAGTGTTAACGTCTTTAAACGGAAAATCCCCAATGAAACGGTCAAACGGGCATTAGTTGTCACGGTAATTTCCGGCATGCTTGTTGGCCTAGCTGTTACAATTATTTGTGCTGAAAATCCCCATTTAAACTTCTTAAATGTTTTATTTACAATTTGTAGTGCCTTTGGGACAGTAGGATTAAGTGCCTTTTCCTTTACCGAGATGTATGGTCTAGGAGTTTTTAGTACGTTAGTTTTAATTCTGTTAATGTTTATTGGACAATTAGGAGTTTCATCAACATTATTAGTATCAGTACGAGGAACAGGGAAAAAAGAATATAGTTATGTTGAAGAAAACATTGTTATTGGTTAA
- a CDS encoding potassium channel family protein, with product MARKKSFAIIGINNFGQAIVDTLIQKKQHIMVFDIDQTKINNMVASYEQVDGVALDTTIKANLIEQGMEQYDTVIVTMATNIEASILTIISLQDIGVVNIIAKAKDSRHTRILKALGITNIVQPDVMAGHMTASKALFDVDIEIQTVDENYASVSIIVTEPSIEGQSLLDLRLINNKDYNIVHVKRKGRIILPADVDTLKLGDELLVISKINAINDLVIKLQTTDNEKDGK from the coding sequence ATGGCACGAAAAAAAAGTTTTGCAATTATCGGGATTAATAATTTTGGGCAAGCAATTGTTGATACATTAATTCAGAAAAAACAGCATATTATGGTTTTTGATATTGACCAAACAAAAATTAATAATATGGTGGCAAGTTATGAGCAAGTTGATGGTGTAGCGTTAGATACAACTATTAAAGCTAATTTAATTGAGCAAGGAATGGAACAATATGATACGGTAATTGTGACAATGGCGACAAATATTGAGGCAAGTATTCTAACAATCATTAGTTTACAAGATATTGGTGTTGTTAATATTATTGCGAAAGCAAAAGATTCTCGTCACACAAGAATCTTAAAGGCATTAGGAATCACTAATATTGTTCAACCAGATGTAATGGCTGGGCATATGACTGCTTCAAAAGCATTATTTGATGTTGATATTGAAATTCAAACAGTTGATGAAAACTATGCATCAGTTTCAATTATTGTTACTGAACCTTCAATTGAAGGACAATCATTACTAGATTTACGTTTAATTAACAACAAGGACTATAATATTGTCCATGTTAAAAGAAAAGGCCGAATTATTTTGCCAGCTGATGTTGATACATTAAAATTAGGAGATGAATTATTAGTTATTTCAAAAATTAATGCAATTAACGATTTAGTAATTAAACTGCAAACAACCGACAATGAAAAAGATGGAAAGTAA
- the gatB gene encoding Asp-tRNA(Asn)/Glu-tRNA(Gln) amidotransferase subunit GatB — protein sequence MNNFEVVIGIENHVELKTTTKMFSPGPVSYGATPNTKVNIMDLGYPGVMPTVNKKGVELALIACHALHLEIDPIVQFDRKNYYYPDLSKGFQITQQYYPIGKRGHLTIIDEDNTPVVVKIERLHIEEDTAKQLHYEDKTLLDYNRAGIGLIEIVTEPVLRTSYQVRKYLEQLREILLYANISDAKMNEGSLRCDVNISLRPFGSKQYGNKVELKNLNSLANVEKAIEYEINRQSQILLTGGTVEQETRRFDEKTKSTVLMRKKTDATDYKYFSEPNIFPIKLAPEWINDVIKQIPELPAAKRVRYQKDFQLKETEIEVILQDYNLMRFFELTASQTTNYAMLANYLIGDIQGYLNQNGLTWGQITLQPEQLAEMLNLISDNTISTKHVKTILPILLKENVSPKSLVDKLGLKQITDPAEIATIIEPIIVANGEMLSQYDDRPERVIKFFMGELMKLTKGQVAPEIGQKVVEELIVKNQKK from the coding sequence ATGAATAATTTTGAAGTTGTTATTGGAATTGAAAATCATGTTGAATTAAAAACAACAACAAAAATGTTTTCTCCGGGGCCAGTTAGTTATGGGGCAACCCCAAATACGAAAGTTAATATTATGGATCTTGGATATCCTGGTGTAATGCCAACCGTTAATAAAAAAGGAGTTGAGCTAGCTTTAATTGCTTGTCATGCTTTGCACCTTGAAATTGACCCAATTGTCCAATTTGATCGAAAAAATTACTACTATCCAGATTTATCAAAAGGATTCCAAATTACCCAACAATATTATCCAATTGGAAAAAGAGGACATCTAACAATTATTGATGAAGATAATACTCCTGTTGTTGTTAAAATTGAACGTTTACACATTGAAGAAGATACGGCTAAACAATTACATTATGAAGATAAAACCTTATTAGATTATAATCGCGCTGGAATTGGGTTGATTGAAATTGTGACAGAACCAGTTTTACGAACAAGTTATCAAGTTCGTAAATATTTAGAGCAATTACGGGAAATTTTATTATATGCAAATATTAGTGATGCCAAAATGAATGAAGGATCATTACGTTGTGATGTTAATATTTCCTTACGTCCCTTTGGGAGTAAACAATATGGGAATAAAGTTGAATTAAAAAACTTAAATTCCTTGGCAAATGTTGAAAAAGCAATTGAGTATGAAATTAACCGTCAATCACAAATTTTATTAACGGGAGGAACGGTTGAGCAAGAAACTCGTCGTTTTGATGAAAAAACAAAATCAACGGTTTTAATGCGGAAAAAAACTGATGCCACCGATTATAAATATTTTTCAGAACCTAATATTTTCCCAATTAAGTTAGCCCCAGAATGAATTAATGATGTCATTAAACAAATTCCAGAATTACCAGCGGCAAAAAGGGTTCGTTATCAGAAAGATTTTCAGTTAAAAGAAACCGAAATTGAAGTTATTCTACAAGATTATAATTTAATGCGCTTTTTTGAATTAACTGCTAGTCAAACAACAAATTATGCAATGTTAGCGAATTATTTAATTGGTGATATTCAAGGTTATTTAAATCAAAATGGTTTAACTTGAGGACAAATTACTTTGCAACCCGAACAGTTAGCAGAAATGTTAAATTTAATTTCTGATAATACGATTTCAACAAAACATGTTAAGACAATTTTACCAATTTTATTAAAAGAAAATGTCAGTCCAAAAAGTTTAGTTGATAAATTAGGTTTAAAACAAATTACTGACCCAGCTGAAATAGCAACAATTATTGAACCAATTATTGTTGCTAATGGGGAAATGTTATCCCAATATGATGATCGCCCAGAACGGGTAATTAAATTCTTTATGGGAGAATTAATGAAGTTAACAAAAGGGCAAGTAGCGCCAGAAATTGGCCAAAAAGTTGTCGAAGAGTTAATTGTTAAAAATCAAAAAAAATAG